The genomic window TGAAACAAGTATGTTGCTGTCACAATACCGACATCAAATGCCTGCTGAAGAATTTCCAGAACGTCCAGACCAACCTGAGTGCAGTTATTATATGAAAACTGGGGACTGCAAGTTCAAATTCAATTGCAAATACCACCATCCTAAGAATCGTCTGCCGAAGCTGCCTCCTTATGCTCTCAATGACAAGGGTTTACCCCTTAGACCTGTAAGTTCTTTTCTTACCTTCTGTTGTCTGTTCTTGTATGCTAGTATTACAAAGTTGCAGGCTTTCTAATGATAGTTTTTGATAGTTAATGCTTGTAATTCTTGAATGTTTGATGAACATTTTGACTCTTACATAGTGAATCAATCTAGAAGTGACCAGATTTGATCCCTCGGTATATGACTGATTGCTTGATGAACTTCAGGATCAAAACATTTGCACATATTACAGTCGATACGGCATCTGCAAATTCGGTCCAGCTTGTAGATTTGACCATTCCGTCCAGCCTCCATATTCGACAGAAAGCTCCCAGGCCATTGTAGAACCTCCTCAGGTCAGTGCAAATGGGAATGAAAGTGACGGTTGGAATTGACAACCAAACATTCAGGAGCTGAcataatttatacattttgtATCTCTCTATCATGGGTTTGAAATTTCTTTACTTAGGTTATTTATACTATCCAAACAATATCTATGTGGCAAGCCAATCCTCAATGCTTTTGACAAGTTTTCACCAAGGACTTTGTAATCTGTAACTACTCTTTGACTCTTGAGGTTAAATAGAGCCTGcctgtttctttcatttcttgtttGAAACCTAATTCCTAAATTTCACCCTGGTTGGTTCATATTGGATGTGATGGGAGCTAAAACTCTAGAACAGAGTTGCTCGGTTCCAGATTCAGCTGCTGAATCTGCAATCCCGGGTTTTGAAGCGGTTTTCGCAGGCTGTAAGTAATCGTATAATATGTCGATTATGCATTATGACATGTCTACAAAGAACATGTCTcaatctttatatatacttatgaAACTAAGAATCATCAAGAAAAACGTATATTCATATACCCAAATGtgtccaaaacaaaagagaaagaaactcaacgagcaataagaagaagagaagtttgCAACAACATCTTAGATGATCACTGGTTTGGTCGCTATAATCTGTTGGAGATTACTCGCTCCACGATTCTGCTTGCTTGTCGTCGGGTTTTCTCAGAACAGAGCCAATACCAGAGTTAACGAAAACAAAGCCATTTCTTCTGcacaacaaaagaacaaaaacataacaagtCAAGCAGAGAAATACCTAATATATACCCTTTGAGTATCTGTGGCAAAAAAGTACCTTTGATCTTGGGGTTTGGGAATGACGGGTGTGATGGTTGTGAtgatggttgttgttgtttttaggAGGTTCTTCATTTCTTGGAGGTGAAACAATACTCTCAGGTCCTGCGACAGCGGTTTTCATCGTCTTCTTGTCATCGCGAGCTTTATTGAAAATGACAGTGAATCCTTCAGCCGAGCCAGGATTAGTCGCATCCCATTCCCCAAATTTTGGCAATGGTCTCGCTCTATTTCCCTACACAccaccaaacaaacaaaacaaaaaacagaattgttcatcattaaaaaaaatgcagaTTTCTAGCCAAAGTTTGAGACTTTTTTTCAAGATAAGAGATTTGGAAAATTGTATGAAAGGAGGGAAGTTTTGAAATCATATCAAGAAATGTAAGATGAATCAGAATTCGTAGATATAAGAGATGCATATTGTTCTTACCGTTGCCATTGTTGGaattagaaacagaggatttcgAATCCGATACGAGGAAATATCCAAAAtctagagaaagagagaggatgatgatgatctggGAAAAAGAGAGGTGAAATTGTAatatagaagaagaggaggaggagagaggagaagaggtCGTCgttgaaaacaacacaaaactcCTTTTTTCATATTCTCACCTTTCTTCCTTCCCGCGGCTTTCCCAACAGAAATAcctaatattattttagtaaattcaaaatgaagaaaaaagtcaTAGAGAGCAAAAAGACTAAAAACGTGGATCATGCCAATAGTTCTTGCCTTTTCCACCTACCCTATTCAGTATTTCTATCAATAATATTGCTTctaatttttacttttctaaTGTAATCTCTAATTAGTGacaaacagagacaaaaattattctaaatataatttttttttattgtctaTCCAAATGTGGATTTATATAGTTATGTGGAAAAAAAAGCTTTCAATTAACCATGCCAAAATTTTTGAGTTTAACAGttctttaataataatgtGGGCATAATAGAAAATACTTCTAGACTGTAGAAATATTATGACAACTGTTACATAAATGATTGTACCACGGGCAATTCCTTCCGACCtttataatttatactaaataataaatttagacgataaaaaaaaaactgtataaatatatttaacataGGTTTGTGTCATGTGTGCTAATATTACATTAATCTGTATTAAGAAATTTACTAGTTTACTATAATATATTCAACCTTACTAAATTACTATAATGCGTTCTCGTTTGGTTGGCGTTCAACTTGGTCAACTAATCTGTgtattaattaagaaaaaactttaacTTTACAATTTAAACAATGACGCTCATGATCGTCAAATACTAACAGCGTAATTCAGGCCTAAAAGCAAAGTCCCCAAAAGGCCAAAACCATACTTCAAAGACCGAGGGAATGTATATTAAGACCGATGAAACTACCGACACGCCatcattggttttttttctctagGCCCATGATAAGATTTATtcaatgtatatttttttatgtttcgtACTCGTCACGGTAATTCTTCGCCATATTTTCGCAAACGTAATAGTTAAGGTATATCACAAGTTGGCaatagttaaataaataatcataaaataaaatagttatccATGTAAACATAAATTTCAGATACAAATGAAACTTAATATAAGTGAGTAACtttcaaaacttatatatctttcttcagttttaatgtattttataCAATATTGTTActgaatatcaaaatttaaatttagacGTAGTTATGAAAAACATCAATTGTTGAAATGTTGAGGTTTACTAATTATTTAGTAGACTTTAAATTTGGAATACATTAAGAAtaacccaaaaccaaaattctaACTTAGACTCATAACTATTAtttgaaggaagaaaagaagtaaATAGGAACATAAAATCCAGTGAAATTAAGTAAGTATTAACATCGAATTTGGATTCagaaaaaatgtttcacaGTTGATTTTGAAGCCCTGTTTTTGaatggaaaaaacaaaccaagtcGGagttaaatacttaaataAGATAAAGATGTGCCAACTTTCAAGCAAATTAACATGAAGAAGCTAACCCATTCATGTCGGTCATGATAAATGAATGATATGCTGATATCTAAttcatttgattatttttttgtaaggCTTTTTCATATTAGTTTTTCGTCAAAAGTCTTTTTCgtattattttgtattcaaaacaaattggtGTAAACACTCATATCCTTTattaatagtttaataaaCTAAAACGATTTTCTCTCTAATTAATAAGCTAAAAATAGgaataaaactattaaactaaggtttgatttaaaatcattgaaaaatacaaaacgcgattattatgaaacaaaaaataagtcTCGAAACGACAAACATGTTGTGAAACggatgaaatatattttaatgagGCCTcctattaaaaagaaaaaataaataactcattgtaaaaaggaagaagcaatTACTGATGACCCCCTCGAGAACGTAAAACACTGCATGATCTAACACCGACACTGGTCTTAAATACTCCATGTTATCTCTAATCTGAATGGGTTCGAAACTCCATACTTCCAAGTTACTAAACTTGGCCAGAGCGACCACTACactaaaagattaaaaaagacAATGCATTTATGATTTAACACCAATGAGACCTCTCCCTTTGACGTAGCTTTCATTAAGATCTCTATCATTATCATTCAGCTAACAGCTTcagctttttaaaaaaaacttgaaacaagATTAATGGGTTCACATTTAATGTACACACTGCGCCAACACGTGTAGGTTATGAACCTTATGGTCgctaagaaaataaattgtgaCAGCAAAATGTAACCGaccaaagagagaaaaaagatggTCCAACAtatggtttctttttcttatatgattGATATAGCATCAGCAAAATTAGAAATGATATTGGAAGTGTCTTTTAATACATTGGGTGTTGCTAACTATCATACTAGCACCAAGATATAAATGAATTGAAACTAACGTCTTATAAGTGTTACAATCATTGATTCATTGTCAGGAGATacaatatatactataatagGTATGCAACTTACTgcatatatgtaaaaatgtcaaagaaaagattaattattcggttttgaaaaataaaatttgtgaaagacagtttttctttcaaattagTTAGTTGCTACGGGAAATTAAATCTTAgagtattttaaaaaaatcgaaaataaaataaaataaaattatgtggTCAAAATGGCACGGAAaccaaatttatgaaaatgttaaaaaaaactctgcAATTAAGGGAATCTAAAGGTGTGTATTCAATCTTCTACTCATTGAGttatttagagtttttttttatgattttgaagaatttggGTGAATTTATGAAAGTTGTTatgatttattgtaaaatccTCTCAAATTCCACTTAAAACCATGAGATAATTCTGTATTTTTAACTAAGAAAATCCATTAAAATTCACTTAAGTCTCTTAAAGTCACTAATAACCCaatctttaaaatcttttcaataacaaaagattttaaagtaTACAAGTTCAATAACATTAGATTTCATGagacttttaaaaattcatgattgaataatatagaatttgttattttaacataaatcacttaaaatgtttgattgaatagttttaatagattttgtttaaCAATTTCAAACCCACAAACAAGTGTGTACTTTGAATTGCTTTTACgttaaacattttttgtttgttatccaaggtatgtttttttttttactttgaatttcatcaagattttgtttgaatcataataaacaaaataaaatctttcatcaagtttttgtttgttttgatttgtttaagaTTGAAATCTTACTttcaaacctaaaaaaaaaatcttattttaccGACCATGGAGTACATTTCAATCGCCGAACTTCTTAGCTCCCGCACGTAGCGAGAATTTTCATGAGAGGTGGCTGAGACATTTAATGGCTGACTAAATATCTTTCCCCAGCCAACTACATTAACCCCTCCATGCATGCCTCACCTACTTTATCTTCTAGTTACTTcgtttat from Arabidopsis thaliana chromosome 3, partial sequence includes these protein-coding regions:
- a CDS encoding RPM1-interacting protein 4 (RIN4) family protein — translated: MATGNRARPLPKFGEWDATNPGSAEGFTVIFNKARDDKKTMKTAVAGPESIVSPPRNEEPPKNNNNHHHNHHTRHSQTPRSKKKWLCFR